A single genomic interval of Anopheles darlingi chromosome X, idAnoDarlMG_H_01, whole genome shotgun sequence harbors:
- the LOC125954951 gene encoding arf-GAP with coiled-coil, ANK repeat and PH domain-containing protein 2 → MARCKIDFGECLKDSPNFRLRIEQEEAEIEHLEVRLEKIIKACSVAVDSGKEYIRNQSTFATSLWDLQRHFQDDKSSTNALAQLIQLLQEMNKFHTTLLDQANRTVLKHLTGFLKRDIREVKEYRQIFGKVSENLDAAVYRNAQVNRNRAADVLEAENLLSATKSCFSHTALDYVNYITLLQSRKRHEVLATLLSYLQACSTYFHQGSDLCEDYSAFFKGLDDEIEQMRSEYATLDKQMQNRHTCVVEQASYERGVDGTESQNADASLASSGEGKPSSVAPSTSSGDRAPSYMEGYLFKRTSNAFKTWNRRWFCMCDNQLFYRKRSGEELPTMMEEDLRLCTVRPLADSDRRFCFEVISPTKSHILQADSEAMMNAWIKALQIGIDSAIQHYNPIPMNRNREGGGLRTTSGVTRPLPGGGGSFAGGSGGSGALESGGKGPGNRKGFKKINWTQMLKIPGNSRCADCGNGEPRWASINLGITLCIACSGVHRSLGVHYSKVRSLTLDEWEPEILRVMIELGNDVINRVYEGNAARIARFERATDNCEIAVREAWIRAKYIERQFVAPLDGDGVGLGLSDPGGANSSSTSSSTLSFKSLGADSSKFPEKWSIKKLRRRSYRQLLRPKSKMIAGVAAGDAKGGDAAQLTPVTDLDADEHREAPEGEGNDVGEPSDSTGNGEGTSPDADEKDVKEGLPKQFADILLIGANIVTEDHQLPDEDLLLLNSDQESTSGEEDNSIMECEDLERLCPNYLLYKAASGHNLPVMSQALALGADKNWTNGDQADRTALHAAILSGSVMACEYLLLNGAAINATDRHGRTALHMATDQGSAAQAYLLLKHKARYDIADAEGRRPIDIAVEKEDADIVTLLRLTLLNDEISAGEDGGSYTGVDVTYAEVMNEFSHLASNQPQRIQRTQRQLQHQLQQQQQHQEELQLFRQQEAELLARQREALSLAADSDQRTDVPVTDLDVPNSWQAKPS, encoded by the exons ATGGCACGATGCAAGATCGATTTCGGAGAATGCCTCAAGGATTCACCAAACTTCCG GCTGCGTATCGAGCAGGAAGAGGCGGAGATTGAGCATCTAGAGGTGCGGCTGGAGAAGATCATCAAGGCGTGCAGCGTGGCGGTAGACAGCGGCAAGGAGTACATCCGCAACCAGAGCACCTTCGCCACCTCGCTGTGGGACCTGCAGCGCCACTTTCAGGACGACAAGAGCTCGACCAATGCGCTGGCACAGCTGATCCAGTTGCTGCAGGAGATGAACAAGTTCCACACGACGCTGCTGGACCAGGCCAACCGGACCGTGCTGAAGCACCTGACCGGCTTCCTGAAGCGCGACATACGCGAGGTAAAGGAGTATCGGCAGATCTTTGGCAAGGTGTCGGAAAACCTCGACGCTGCCGTCTACCGGAACGCCCAggtcaaccggaaccgggcggCGGATGTGCTCGAGGCGGAGAATTTGCTGTCCGCCACGAAGAGCTGCTTCAGCCACACCGCGCTCGACTACGTCAACTACATCACGCTGCTGCAGAGCCGCAAGCGGCACGAGGTGCTGGCTACCCTGCTCAGCTACCTGCAGGCGTGCAGCACCTACTTCCACCAGGGCTCGGATCTGTGCGAGGACTACAGTGCGTTCTTCAAGGGGTTGGACGATGAGATCGAGCAGATGCGGTCGGAATACGCAACCCTGGATAAGCAGATGCAAAACCGGCACACGTGCGTCGTCGAGCAGGCATCGTACGAGCGTGGTGTGGACGGGACGGAATCGCAAAATGCAGACGCGTCCCTGGCATCTAGCGGCGAGGGGAAACCGTCATCGGTTGCACCGTCAACGAGCAGCGGAGATCGAGCACCGAGCTACATGGAGGGTTACCTCTTCAAGCGCACCTCGAATGCCTTCAAAACGTGGAACCGGCGGTGGTTCTGCATGTGCGACAACCAGCTCTTCTACCGGAAGCGATCGGGCGAGGAGCTACCGACCATGATGGAGGAGGACCTGCGGCTCTGCACCGTCCGGCCACTCGCCGACTCGGATCGAAGATTTTGCTTCGAAGTCATATCGCCCACCaa ATCGCACATCCTACAGGCCGACTCGGAAGCGATGATGAACGCCTGGATTAAGGCACTGCAGATCGGTATCGATTCCGCCATCCAGCACTACAACCCGATTCCAATGAATCGAAACCGCGAAGGAGGTGGATTGCGCACAACTTCGGGCGTGACCCGCCCGCTGCCAGGAGGAGGCGGCTCCTTCGctggcggtagcggtggtagtggtgcacTGGAATCAGGCGGCAAGGGTCCTGGTAACCGGAAGGGATTCAAAAAGAT CAACTGGACGCAGATGCTGAAGATCCCCGGTAACAGTCGGTGCGCAGACTGCGGCAACGGTGAGCCCCGATGGGCGTCTATCAACCTGGGCATCACGCTCTGCATCGCATGCTCCGGTGTTCACCGCAGCCTCGGTGTGCACTACAGCAAGGTTCGGTCGCTCACGCTGGACGAATGGGAACCGGAGATACTGCGCGTGATGATCGAGCTCGGTAACGACGTGATCAACCGGGTGTACGAGGGTAATGCGGCACGGATAGCGCGGTTCGAGCGGGCCACCGATAACTGTGAGATTGCGGTACGCGAGGCGTGGATACGGGCCAAGTACATCGAGAGGCAGTTTGTAGCCCCGCTTGATGGAGACGGTGTCGGCTTGGGACTGTCGGACCCGGGTggagcgaacagcagcagtacctcgtcgtcgacgctcTCGTTCAAGAGTCTCGGTGCCGACAGCTCCAAGTTTCCGGAGAAGTGGAGCATCAAGAAGCTTCGACGACGCAGCTACCGTCAGCTGCTGCGaccaaaatcaaaaatgatAGCGGGAGTCGCGGCGGGAGATGCTAAAGGGGGGGATGCCGCCCAGTTGACACCGGTGACGGATCTCGATGCGGATGAGCACCGTGAGGCACCGGAGGGCGAAGGTAATGACGTTGGTGAGCCCAGCGATAGCACTGGGAACGGTGAGGGTACGAGCCCGGACGCGGATGAGAAGGATGTGAAGGAGGGTCTGCCAAAGCAGTTCGCCGACATACTGCTGATCGGGGCGAACATCGTCACCGAGGACCATCAGCTGCCGGACGAGGATTTACTGCTGCTCAACTCTGACCAGGAGTCGACGAGCGGCGAGGAGGACAATTCGATCATGGAGTGCGAGGATCTGGAGCGCCTCTGCCCGAACTATCTGCTGTACAAGGCCGCTTCCGGGCACAATCTGCCAGTGATGAGCCAGGCGCTGGCGCTTGGTGCGGACAAGAACTGGACGAACGGGGACCAGGCCGATCGGACGGCGTTGCACGCGGCCATCCTCTCGGGCTCGGTGATGGCGTGCGAGTACCTGCTGCTGAATGGGGCCGCCATCAATGCGACCGATCGACACGGTCGCACCGCGCTCCACATGGCCACCGACCAGGGTTCGGCAGCACAGGCCTACCTGCTGCTGAAGCACAAGGCTCGGTACGATATCGCGGATGCGGAGGGACGCCGACCGATCGACATTGCGGTCGAGAAGGAGGATGCGGACATCGTGACCCTGCTGCGGCTCACGCTGCTGAACGATGAGATCAGTGCGGGCGAGGACGGTGGCAGCTACACCGGTGTTGACGTTACGTACGCGGAGGTGATGAACGAGTTCTCGCACCTCGCCAGCAACCAACCGCAGCGCATACAGCGCACTCAGCGCCAATtacagcaccagctgcagcagcaacagcaacaccaggaaGAGCTACAGCTATTCCGGCAACAGGAAGCAGAGCTACTAGCGCGCCAAAGGGAAGCCTTATCGTTAGCGGCGGACAGTGACCAGCGCACTGACGTCCCTGTCACAGATCTCGATGTACCAAACAGTTGGCAAGCGAAACCGTCGTGA
- the LOC125955192 gene encoding C-factor — translation MKSILITGCNRGLGLGLIRSLLRQQQQQPEKIIATYRVPEKSEELLALAKQHPQIIPLQADLRDFARYDQLVQQVESIVQGAGLNVLFNNAGISPKSTRLNFTKSDDLVDTFVTNTVAPIMLTKVLVPLLKRAADRQPDAPVGPGRACIVNMSSILGSIQANREGGLYGYRTSKAALNAATKSMSIDLQGNGIMAVALHPGWVKTDMGGSKAPLAVEESCDAMVQTLLLLNQSHNGQFLQYDGTALPW, via the exons ATGAAAAGCATTTTGATTACGGGCTGCAATCGGGGTCTCGGATTGGGGCTGATCCGGTCGCTGctccggcaacagcaacaacagccggaGAAAATCATCGCGACGTACCGGGTGCCGGAAAAGTCCGAG GAACTGTTGGCGCTAGCCAAGCAGCACCCGCAAATCATCCCACTGCAGGCCG ACCTGCGGGACTTTGCGCGGTACGATCAGCTAGTCCAGCAGGTGGAATCGATCGTGCAGGGAGCCGGGCTGAACGTGCTGTTCAATAATGCGGGCATTTCACCGAAATCGACGCGGCTCAACTTTACCAAGTCGGACGATCTAGTGGATACGTTCGTGACGAACACGGTAGCACCCATCATGCTGACGAAGGTGCTCGTTCCGCTGCTAAAGAGGGCCGCCGATAGGCAACCGGATGCACCGGTCGGCCCCGGCCGGGCCTGCATCGTCAACATGAGCTCGATCCTTGGCTCAATCCAGGCGAACCGAGAGGGTGGCCTATATGGATATCGCACGTCCAAGGCGGCATTGAACGCGGCCACCAAGTCGATGAGCATTGATCTACAGGGTAACGGCATCATGGCTGTGGCGCTGCACCCGGGCTGGGTGAAAACCGACATGGGCGGTTCGAAGGCGCCCCTGGCCGTCGAAGAGAGTTGTGATGCGATGGTGCAAACGTTGCTATTATTGAACCAATCGCACAACGGCCAGTTCCTGCAGTACGACGGCACGGCACTGCCCTGGTGA